A portion of the Symphalangus syndactylus isolate Jambi chromosome 13, NHGRI_mSymSyn1-v2.1_pri, whole genome shotgun sequence genome contains these proteins:
- the REX1BD gene encoding required for excision 1-B domain-containing protein isoform X1, whose protein sequence is MITETAAEPTVPAVPAAEEATEARGREGPAWPWKDAPIRTLVQRIHQLQAERAQGFRRLEEWLALVQGMRAWGLGLRVPTCRRGHRQYLRSGPEYDFARYRSTVHEVTQAFAAASREVLAVEAELGGPRRQPLLAGHVRSLQELEQTRLGMVALLQLMETPELAGQEDAVRMHQLKMKVIKTMEAISEVLQDLRFDAESAE, encoded by the exons ATGATCACCGAGACCGCGGCGGAGCCCACGGTCCCTGCAGTGCCTGCTGCTGAAGAGGCCACCGAAGCTCGGGGACGCGAGGGGCCGGCGTGGCCCTGG AAAGACGCCCCGATCCGGACGCTGGTACAGCGCATCCACCAGCTGCAGGCTGAGCGCGCGCAGGGCTTCCGTCGACTGGAGGA GTGGTTGGCGCTGGTGCAGGGCATGAGAGCCTGGGGGCTCGGCCTCAGGGTCCCCACCTGCCGCAGAGGCCACCGCCAGTACCTGCGCAGCGGCCCTGAGTACGACTTCGCGCGCTACCGGAGCACAGTGCACGAGGTGACCCAGGCCTTCGCTGCCGCCTCGCGGGAGGTGCTGGCGGTGGAAGCAGAGCTGGGCGGGCCTCGCAGGCAGCCGCTGCTCGCCGGCCACGTGCGCAGCCTGCAGGAGCTGGAGCAGacgcggctgggcatg GTGGCCCTGCTGCAGCTGATGGAGACGCCAGAGCTGGCGGGGCAGGAGGACGCTGTACGGATGCACCAGCTGAAAATGAA GGTAATTAAAACCATGGAGGCGATCAGCGAAGTTCTCCAGGACCTCAGGTTTGATGCGGAATCTGCCGAGTGA
- the REX1BD gene encoding required for excision 1-B domain-containing protein isoform X3, which translates to MITETAAEPTVPAVPAAEEATEARGREGPAWPWKDAPIRTLVQRIHQLQAERAQGFRRLEEGHRQYLRSGPEYDFARYRSTVHEVTQAFAAASREVLAVEAELGGPRRQPLLAGHVRSLQELEQTRLGMVALLQLMETPELAGQEDAVRMHQLKMKVIKTMEAISEVLQDLRFDAESAE; encoded by the exons ATGATCACCGAGACCGCGGCGGAGCCCACGGTCCCTGCAGTGCCTGCTGCTGAAGAGGCCACCGAAGCTCGGGGACGCGAGGGGCCGGCGTGGCCCTGG AAAGACGCCCCGATCCGGACGCTGGTACAGCGCATCCACCAGCTGCAGGCTGAGCGCGCGCAGGGCTTCCGTCGACTGGAGGA AGGCCACCGCCAGTACCTGCGCAGCGGCCCTGAGTACGACTTCGCGCGCTACCGGAGCACAGTGCACGAGGTGACCCAGGCCTTCGCTGCCGCCTCGCGGGAGGTGCTGGCGGTGGAAGCAGAGCTGGGCGGGCCTCGCAGGCAGCCGCTGCTCGCCGGCCACGTGCGCAGCCTGCAGGAGCTGGAGCAGacgcggctgggcatg GTGGCCCTGCTGCAGCTGATGGAGACGCCAGAGCTGGCGGGGCAGGAGGACGCTGTACGGATGCACCAGCTGAAAATGAA GGTAATTAAAACCATGGAGGCGATCAGCGAAGTTCTCCAGGACCTCAGGTTTGATGCGGAATCTGCCGAGTGA
- the REX1BD gene encoding required for excision 1-B domain-containing protein isoform X2, with product MITETAAEPTVPAVPAAEEATEARGREGPAWPWKDAPIRTLVQRIHQLQAERAQGFRRLEEVPTCRRGHRQYLRSGPEYDFARYRSTVHEVTQAFAAASREVLAVEAELGGPRRQPLLAGHVRSLQELEQTRLGMVALLQLMETPELAGQEDAVRMHQLKMKVIKTMEAISEVLQDLRFDAESAE from the exons ATGATCACCGAGACCGCGGCGGAGCCCACGGTCCCTGCAGTGCCTGCTGCTGAAGAGGCCACCGAAGCTCGGGGACGCGAGGGGCCGGCGTGGCCCTGG AAAGACGCCCCGATCCGGACGCTGGTACAGCGCATCCACCAGCTGCAGGCTGAGCGCGCGCAGGGCTTCCGTCGACTGGAGGA GGTCCCCACCTGCCGCAGAGGCCACCGCCAGTACCTGCGCAGCGGCCCTGAGTACGACTTCGCGCGCTACCGGAGCACAGTGCACGAGGTGACCCAGGCCTTCGCTGCCGCCTCGCGGGAGGTGCTGGCGGTGGAAGCAGAGCTGGGCGGGCCTCGCAGGCAGCCGCTGCTCGCCGGCCACGTGCGCAGCCTGCAGGAGCTGGAGCAGacgcggctgggcatg GTGGCCCTGCTGCAGCTGATGGAGACGCCAGAGCTGGCGGGGCAGGAGGACGCTGTACGGATGCACCAGCTGAAAATGAA GGTAATTAAAACCATGGAGGCGATCAGCGAAGTTCTCCAGGACCTCAGGTTTGATGCGGAATCTGCCGAGTGA
- the CRLF1 gene encoding cytokine receptor-like factor 1 isoform X2 — translation MPAGRRGPAAQSARRPPPLLPLLLLCVLGAPQAGSGAHTAVISPQDPTLLIGSSLLATCSVHGDPPGATAEGLYWTLNGRRLPPELSRVLNASTLALALANLNGSRQQSGDNLVCHARDGSILAGSCLYVGLPPEKPVNISCWSKNMKDLTCRWTPGAHGETFLHTNYSLKYKLRWYGQDNTCEEYHTVGPHSCHIPKDLALFTPYEIWVEATNRLGSARSDVLTLDILDVVTTDPPPDVHVSRVGGLEDQLSVRWVSPPALKDFLFQAKYQIRYRVEDSVDWKVVDDVSNQTSCRLAGLKPGTVYFVQVRCNPFGIYGSKKAGIWSEWSHPTAASTPRSERPGPGGGACEPRGGEPSSGPVRRELKQFLGWLKKHAYCSNLSFRLYDQWRAWMQKSHKTRNQHRTRGSCPRADGARREVLPDKL, via the exons ACACAGCTGTGATCAGCCCCCAGGATCCCACGCTTCTCATTGGCTCCTCCTTGCTGGCCACCTGCTCAGTGCACGGAGACCCACCAGGAGCCACCGCCGAGGGCCTCTACTGGACCCTCAACGGGCGCCGCCTGCCCCCTGAGCTCTCCCGTGTGCTCAACGCCTCCACCTTGGCACTGGCCCTGGCCAACCTCAACGGGTCCAGGCAGCAGTCAGGGGACAACCTCGTGTGCCACGCCCGTGACGGCAGCATCCTGGCTGGCTCCTGCCTCTATGTTGGCC TGCCCCCAGAGAAACCCGTCAACATCAGCTGCTGGTCCAAGAACATGAAGGACTTGACCTGCCGCTGGACGCCAGGGGCCCACGGGGAGACCTTCCTTCACACCAACTACTCCCTCAAGTACAAGCTTAG GTGGTATGGGCAGGACAACACATGTGAGGAGTACCACACAGTGGGGCCCCACTCCTGCCACATCCCCAAGGACCTGGCTCTCTTTACGCCCTATGAGATCTGGGTGGAGGCCACCAACCGCCTGGGCTCTGCCCGCTCCGATGTGCTCACGCTGGATATCCTGGATGTGG TGACCACGGACCCCCCGCCCGACGTGCACGTGAGCCGCGTCGGGGGCCTGGAGGACCAGCTGAGCGTGCGCTGGGTGTCGCCACCCGCCCTGAAGGATTTCCTCTTTCAAGCCAAATACCAGATCCGCTACCGAGTGGAGGATAGTGTGGACTGGAAG GTGGTGGACGATGTGAGCAACCAGACCTCCTGCCGCCTGGCCGGCCTGAAACCCGGCACCGTGTACTTCGTGCAAGTGCGCTGCAACCCCTTTGGCATCTATGGTTCCAAGAAAGCTGGGATCTGGAGTGAGTGGAGCCACCCCACAGCCGCCTCCACTCCCCGCAGTG AGCGCCCGGGCCCGGGCGGCGGGGCGTGCGAGCCGCGGGGCGGAGAGCCGAGCTCGGGGCCCGTGCGGCGCGAGCTCAAGCAGTTCCTGGGCTGGCTCAAGAAGCACGCGTATTGCTCCAACCTCAGCTTCCGCCTCTACGACCAGTGGCGAGCCTGGATGCAGAAGTCGCACAAGACCCGCAACCAG CACAGGACGAGGGGATCCTGCCCTCGGGCAGACGGGGCACGGCGAGAG GTCCTGCCAGATAAGCTCTAG
- the CRLF1 gene encoding cytokine receptor-like factor 1 isoform X3 has product MPAGRRGPAAQSARRPPPLLPLLLLCVLGAPQAGSGAHTAVISPQDPTLLIGSSLLATCSVHGDPPGATAEGLYWTLNGRRLPPELSRVLNASTLALALANLNGSRQQSGDNLVCHARDGSILAGSCLYVGLPPEKPVNISCWSKNMKDLTCRWTPGAHGETFLHTNYSLKYKLRWYGQDNTCEEYHTVGPHSCHIPKDLALFTPYEIWVEATNRLGSARSDVLTLDILDVVTTDPPPDVHVSRVGGLEDQLSVRWVSPPALKDFLFQAKYQIRYRVEDSVDWKVVDDVSNQTSCRLAGLKPGTVYFVQVRCNPFGIYGSKKAGIWSEWSHPTAASTPRSERPGPGGGACEPRGGEPSSGPVRRELKQFLGWLKKHAYCSNLSFRLYDQWRAWMQKSHKTRNQDEGILPSGRRGTARGPAR; this is encoded by the exons ACACAGCTGTGATCAGCCCCCAGGATCCCACGCTTCTCATTGGCTCCTCCTTGCTGGCCACCTGCTCAGTGCACGGAGACCCACCAGGAGCCACCGCCGAGGGCCTCTACTGGACCCTCAACGGGCGCCGCCTGCCCCCTGAGCTCTCCCGTGTGCTCAACGCCTCCACCTTGGCACTGGCCCTGGCCAACCTCAACGGGTCCAGGCAGCAGTCAGGGGACAACCTCGTGTGCCACGCCCGTGACGGCAGCATCCTGGCTGGCTCCTGCCTCTATGTTGGCC TGCCCCCAGAGAAACCCGTCAACATCAGCTGCTGGTCCAAGAACATGAAGGACTTGACCTGCCGCTGGACGCCAGGGGCCCACGGGGAGACCTTCCTTCACACCAACTACTCCCTCAAGTACAAGCTTAG GTGGTATGGGCAGGACAACACATGTGAGGAGTACCACACAGTGGGGCCCCACTCCTGCCACATCCCCAAGGACCTGGCTCTCTTTACGCCCTATGAGATCTGGGTGGAGGCCACCAACCGCCTGGGCTCTGCCCGCTCCGATGTGCTCACGCTGGATATCCTGGATGTGG TGACCACGGACCCCCCGCCCGACGTGCACGTGAGCCGCGTCGGGGGCCTGGAGGACCAGCTGAGCGTGCGCTGGGTGTCGCCACCCGCCCTGAAGGATTTCCTCTTTCAAGCCAAATACCAGATCCGCTACCGAGTGGAGGATAGTGTGGACTGGAAG GTGGTGGACGATGTGAGCAACCAGACCTCCTGCCGCCTGGCCGGCCTGAAACCCGGCACCGTGTACTTCGTGCAAGTGCGCTGCAACCCCTTTGGCATCTATGGTTCCAAGAAAGCTGGGATCTGGAGTGAGTGGAGCCACCCCACAGCCGCCTCCACTCCCCGCAGTG AGCGCCCGGGCCCGGGCGGCGGGGCGTGCGAGCCGCGGGGCGGAGAGCCGAGCTCGGGGCCCGTGCGGCGCGAGCTCAAGCAGTTCCTGGGCTGGCTCAAGAAGCACGCGTATTGCTCCAACCTCAGCTTCCGCCTCTACGACCAGTGGCGAGCCTGGATGCAGAAGTCGCACAAGACCCGCAACCAG GACGAGGGGATCCTGCCCTCGGGCAGACGGGGCACGGCGAGAG GTCCTGCCAGATAA
- the CRLF1 gene encoding cytokine receptor-like factor 1 isoform X1 translates to MPAGRRGPAAQSARRPPPLLPLLLLCVLGAPQAGSGAHTAVISPQDPTLLIGSSLLATCSVHGDPPGATAEGLYWTLNGRRLPPELSRVLNASTLALALANLNGSRQQSGDNLVCHARDGSILAGSCLYVGLPPEKPVNISCWSKNMKDLTCRWTPGAHGETFLHTNYSLKYKLRWYGQDNTCEEYHTVGPHSCHIPKDLALFTPYEIWVEATNRLGSARSDVLTLDILDVVTTDPPPDVHVSRVGGLEDQLSVRWVSPPALKDFLFQAKYQIRYRVEDSVDWKVVDDVSNQTSCRLAGLKPGTVYFVQVRCNPFGIYGSKKAGIWSEWSHPTAASTPRSAPCSVCLSLCLIPPALASFILPSPHSTRTWLRPQESGSWRRCGGGAPSFPLPPTSPGAQPGHGRSWAAVQGRGEDSVPEKRGGRFPEGSMVPPRWGLPSPARAHPLPGAP, encoded by the exons ACACAGCTGTGATCAGCCCCCAGGATCCCACGCTTCTCATTGGCTCCTCCTTGCTGGCCACCTGCTCAGTGCACGGAGACCCACCAGGAGCCACCGCCGAGGGCCTCTACTGGACCCTCAACGGGCGCCGCCTGCCCCCTGAGCTCTCCCGTGTGCTCAACGCCTCCACCTTGGCACTGGCCCTGGCCAACCTCAACGGGTCCAGGCAGCAGTCAGGGGACAACCTCGTGTGCCACGCCCGTGACGGCAGCATCCTGGCTGGCTCCTGCCTCTATGTTGGCC TGCCCCCAGAGAAACCCGTCAACATCAGCTGCTGGTCCAAGAACATGAAGGACTTGACCTGCCGCTGGACGCCAGGGGCCCACGGGGAGACCTTCCTTCACACCAACTACTCCCTCAAGTACAAGCTTAG GTGGTATGGGCAGGACAACACATGTGAGGAGTACCACACAGTGGGGCCCCACTCCTGCCACATCCCCAAGGACCTGGCTCTCTTTACGCCCTATGAGATCTGGGTGGAGGCCACCAACCGCCTGGGCTCTGCCCGCTCCGATGTGCTCACGCTGGATATCCTGGATGTGG TGACCACGGACCCCCCGCCCGACGTGCACGTGAGCCGCGTCGGGGGCCTGGAGGACCAGCTGAGCGTGCGCTGGGTGTCGCCACCCGCCCTGAAGGATTTCCTCTTTCAAGCCAAATACCAGATCCGCTACCGAGTGGAGGATAGTGTGGACTGGAAG GTGGTGGACGATGTGAGCAACCAGACCTCCTGCCGCCTGGCCGGCCTGAAACCCGGCACCGTGTACTTCGTGCAAGTGCGCTGCAACCCCTTTGGCATCTATGGTTCCAAGAAAGCTGGGATCTGGAGTGAGTGGAGCCACCCCACAGCCGCCTCCACTCCCCGCAGTG cCCCctgctctgtctgtctgtctctgtgtctcatcCCCCCGGCTCTGGCCTCTTtcattctcccctccccccactccactcGCACCTGGCTCAGGCCACAGGAATCGGGTTCCTGGAGGAGATGTGGAGGAGGagccccttccttccccctcccccccacctccccaggggCGCAGCCGGGCCACGGGCGCAGCTGGGCTGCTGTGCAGGGCCGCGGGGAGGATTCGGTCCCTGAGAAACGGGGAGGGAGGTTCCCCGAGGGGAGCATGGTCCCGCCGCGCTGGGGTCTTCCCTCTCCTGCCCGCGCGCACCCCCTGCCGGGCGCGCCCTGA